Part of the Borrelia turicatae 91E135 genome, CTCACCATAACAGGTGTTTTACTTACTGCTTCTGTATCAGTAGCGGTCTTTAAAGAGTCATTTGTCTTCTCTACTTCCATATTAATCTCCTTTTATTTTCATAAATAATCTGTCTTGTAAATTTGCCTTATCAACTTTACTTAAGGCAGGATTTAGCATTAAAGCTACATACTTGTCATACATTTCAAGTAATCTCATATCTCGCTCTATTTTTTCTTCTTCACTTAGCACATAAAGTGAATTAAAATGCATCTTAAGATTGAAATACTTAACAAGTTTACTATTAATAGTAACTTCAATTTGTTCTTGAACACTTTTTAAAAAGTCATAATAATTAGACCTATCCCCTTTCCCATCATTTCCAAGCCCCTTGGTTTGCTCATTAAAACTTCTAGTTAATGGCTCTTTTGTGTCAGCACCTATCTTTGCCTTTACTAAGGCTAATGCTTCCTTTAAATAGGTTAAGTCATACTTAATAACCTCCAGTGACGCATCAGGTGTTCCACTGTAAAAAATACCATTATTATTTAAGTTAGATTTAAGCCGCGTAAGCTCTCGCTCTAAATCTCTATTTACACTCTTAAATGTGCTTATATGATTTTCATCTACATTTCTTTTAAATAGATTAGAGAATATACGTGGCTTATCATTAACGCCCTTAGTTAAAATCTCTAATGAAGTCGTAGCATCACTTAAGGCATCTTGTAATGTTACTAATGATTCATCCTTGTAAAATAAAAAGTTATGTTGCTCTATTCTCCTCTCTATTTCTTTATATATTTGTTCAAAAAGATATATATTAAGCAAAAAGCTTTGCGTATAACATGGACTGTAAGCTTTAAGTATATAATCATAATTAGAGTGTATGATTACTCTATTCTTATGAATCTTCAACTCTCTATAAGATATCTTCTCATCTGTATTTACTTTGAAAGTGTATGTTATATAATTAAAGTCAGGCCCCTCATCACGAACATTGTTATAGTCAAGATACATAAA contains:
- a CDS encoding anti-CBASS protein Acb1 family protein, whose product is MISNSNINARELYKYSIFFRNYISNVAEDTLKNGITLNSIDTAFNVNDALEALKIELKEALLQCLISYRFNGVGYILVKTADLLEDLHLSVNLELPIGFMYLDYNNVRDEGPDFNYITYTFKVNTDEKISYRELKIHKNRVIIHSNYDYILKAYSPCYTQSFLLNIYLFEQIYKEIERRIEQHNFLFYKDESLVTLQDALSDATTSLEILTKGVNDKPRIFSNLFKRNVDENHISTFKSVNRDLERELTRLKSNLNNNGIFYSGTPDASLEVIKYDLTYLKEALALVKAKIGADTKEPLTRSFNEQTKGLGNDGKGDRSNYYDFLKSVQEQIEVTINSKLVKYFNLKMHFNSLYVLSEEEKIERDMRLLEMYDKYVALMLNPALSKVDKANLQDRLFMKIKGD